Within Blattabacterium cuenoti, the genomic segment TTATAATGAAATTTATTTTTTATTTTATTAGATAAAGGCAAAAGAGAATAGTTTATTGTAAAATTCCCCAGTCCTATGATAGAAGATGAAACTAGATAAGGAATTGTTATTCTTTTGAAACTAATTCCGCTTCCTAAAATAGGAATATATTCTGAATATTGAGTTAATCTAGAAGAGAAAAATATAACAGATAAAAAAAGAGCAATAGGAGAAAAAGTATTAGCTAACCATATCGACCAAAATGGATAATAATGGATTAAAGCTTCTTTAATAGATCCTTGGTTACTTTCTAATCTGTGGATTCTGTAAGTTAAATCAATAATAACAGATAGTACTTGTATTGCAATAATAATAAATAGAAAAGTGAGAAGAACATTACGAATGATATAACGATCAAGTATTTTCATTTATAATCTTTTTTTTATAAAAATATAAAAACATGTATGATTTATTTTTCTTAGAACTGAAAAATTCATCTAATTTTGATTCCTATGGTTTTGTTTGTATAACTTAGTATCTGAATGGATCAGATCAGTATCCTCTAACTAACTACTTATATTATGTTTTGAGACTACTGACTATAATAATGAAAAAGGGAGCAATCATAACTAACAATAATTCCTAAATTTAGGAATAGATTTTTTTATCTAAAAAAAAAAGATGATTTGATCATAATTGATAAAATAAATCAAACTATTTTATAGTTTTCTTATTTCTTATATGATTCAATATAAAAATCATTATAAAAATGAAGTTTCAAGTTTTTTTTAAAAAAAATAAAAAATTATATTGTCTTTGTCTTTTTTGAATTCAAAATAAAAAATGAATTTACGGCATGATTTTTACTCTCATAATCCAGTTCTTTTGAAAGAAAGTATAGAGAATTTGATTACAGATAAAAATGGAATTTATGTAGATGTTACCTTCGGTGGAGGTGGACACTCTTATGCTCTTTTAAAGAGATTAGATAAAAGAGCAACTTTAATTGCTTTGGATAAAGATAAGGAAGCAATTAAAAATAATTTTATAAAAGATGAACGATTTCATTTATTTCATGATAATTTTATTCATATTAAACATATATTAAATTGCAATCATATTAAAAAGGTATCAGGGTTATTAGCAGATTTAGGAATTTCTTCTTTACAAATAGAAAATCCTCTTAGAGGATTTTCTTATAGATTAAGAAATTGTATTTTGGATATGAGAATGAATCAAGATGATCCTTATTCTGCTCAATATATTATTAATAAATATTCTAAAGATAAATTATTTCATATGTTTTATGAGTATGGAGAATTTAAAAATGCAAAAAAAATTGTAAAAAAAATATTAAGAGAACGTTTTAACAAACCTATTAAAACAACATTTGATTTAAAAAAAATTTTTTTTCTAAAAAAAGTATCTTTTAAAGAGAAAAAAAATTTTTTTTCTAGACTTTTTCAGTCTCTACGAATAGAAGTTAATAATGAAATCAACTTTTTAAAAAATTTATTGATAGAATCTTCTAAAATTATGCAAAAAGGAGGGAGAATTGCTATTATTTCATATCATTCAATAGAAGATAGAATTGTAAAGTCTTTTTTTAAAACAGGTTTTTTTCTTAAAAAAAAAGGAATTATAAATATTCATAATGATATGATTCCATTCAGAATGATACATAAAAAAGTTATTAAACCAAATAGATTAGAAATTATAAATAATCCAAGATCTAGAAGTGCTAGGTTAAGAATTGCTGAAAAACAATAAAAATATTTTTAATTTGTTAATTAAAATCAAAATAATCATAAAATGAAGAAAAATTTTTCTATCAAAGACATCCTGAAAGGAAAATTTTTAGTTAAAGGAAATGCATATCGTAGCTGGAACTTTATTGTTTTTCTGACGGGGCTTTCTTTAATAAGTATTACTAGTTCTCATCTCATGGACAGAAAAATTAGAAAAATGACTAAGATTAGTGAAGAAATAAAAGAATTAAAATCTGTGTATGCAGATGTACATAGTCAATGTATGAAAAGACAATTAGCATCTTCTTTAAAAAAGAAATTAGATAATAAGTTGAAATACTTAAAAGAACCACCATACGAATTAATTTTAGAGGAAAAACAAGATATGTATAGTTAAGTCTTTAAAGAAATGATGAAACAAAAAAGATATATTTCATTATATAAGTCTTATTTAATTGGTTTTCTATTCATGTTTCTTGCGGCAAGAATTATTTTTAATTTATTCCAGATTCAAAATTCTTCAGAAAAAAATAGAAAATTTGTTATTAGAACCAATTTAATTAAAGCAAAACGCGGAAATATTTATGCTTCTGACAATAGTCTTATAGCTATGTCTGTTATTAAATATGATGTTCATATAGATTTTAAATCTATTTCAGAAAAATTATTTCGAGAGAATATTTTTTTTTTATGTGATTCTTTGGAATGTTTGTTAAAAAAACCAAAATCTTTTTTCTATAAAAAATTTAAATCAGAAAAAAAAAAGGGAAATAGATATTTTTTATTAGGAAAAAATTTGGATTATACATCCTTAAAAAAATTACGTGAGTTTCCTATTTTCAATCAAGGACAAATACGAGGAGGTTTTATTGTGGAAAAGAAAATATGTAGAATTTCTACATTGAAAAATGTAGGAGAAAGAACATTAGGATATGATGACCATAGAGGAAAAGCTGGATTAGAAGGTGCCTTTAGTAAATATCTTAAAGAAAAAGATGGAAAAAGATTAGAACAACGTATTAGTTATAAAGTATGGAAACCATTGAAAAATGAAGTAGATCCAGAAGATGGAAAAGATGTTTATTCTACTATAGATATATCTTTGCAAGATATTGCTTACCATGCATTACTTAAAGAGTTATCCATTTCCCGTGCAGAACATGGATGTGTTGTTCTCATGGATGTAAAAAGTGGAGAAATTCCTGTTATGGTGAATTTGGAAAGGACAAAAAAAAATACTTATGAAGATTTAAGAAATTTTGCCGTATGGGAAGGAAATGAACCTGGATCTACTTTCAAGACTATGTCTATTCTTGCTGCTTTAGAAGATAAAAAAATAGATGTAAATATGATTGTCAATACTGAAGGAGGTGTTTTCAAATTGAAAGGGAGAGAAATACGTGACACCCATTATAAAGGAGAAAAAAAAATGACTCCAAAACAGATTTTGGAACGTTCCTCAAACATAGGAGTGGTAAAAATTATTTTGGATCATTACAAAAATGATATAAAAGGATTTATAAAACATTTATACAAATGGAAACTAAATCAAAAAATAGGAATAGATATTCCAGGAGAAAGTGATCCTTTCATTCCAAAACCTGGAGAAAAAAATTGGAGTGATTTAACATTACCATGGATGACTTTTGGATACAACATAAAACTAACTCCTTTGCAAATTCTTACTTTTTATAATGCTATTGCAAATGGAGGAAAAATGATAAAACCTCTTTTTATTAGAGAAATAAAATTTCATGGAAAAAGCATAAAAAAATATACAAAACCTATAATCATAAATCCTTCTATAGCGTCAAAAACATCTTTAAAAAAAATTCAAAACATGTTAGAAGGAGTTGTAAAAAATGGAACAGCTAAGAAATATTATCATCCAGAATATCCTTATGCAGGGAAAACTGGAACTACACAATTAGATTATTGGAAAAGAAAATTTTTAACGACTTTTTATAAAAAAAATAAGAATAAAACAATTTTTAATAAAAAAAATAAAAGAACAGCTTATTATTATAATAGTTCTTTTGTAGGATATTTTCCTGCTCATGCTCCTAAATATTCCTGTATTGTTGTGATTTCAAAGCCGAAAAAAAGATATTATGGAATAGAAGTCGCAGTTCCAATTTTTGATAAAATAGCTAGATACATTTACACAAGAACAGAAAAAAAAATGTTTTCCAAAACAAATAAAGCAAATATTGATTTTTTGAAAAAAATTAAAGAATCTAAAAAATACTTTTACTCTACTATTATTGAAAAAGGAATTATGCCTAACCTTCTCTCTGTTCCTGGAAAAGAAATCATTCCTATTTTGGAAAATAAAGGGTTAAATATAAAATATAATGGAATAGGAAAAGTTCTTCATCAATCAGTGAAACCAGGAGAAAAATTGAAAAAAAATCAAACAATAGTTCTTGAATTAGAAGAATGAAAAAAAAATTAAAACATCTTTTAGAAAAAGTCAATGTATTAGAAATAATAGGAGATTCTTTAAAATGGATAGAAGGAATTTCTATGAATTCTAAAACAGTCAAAAAAAATATGATTTTTGTTGCCAATAAAGGCAAAAGAATAGATGGACATCAATTTATTATGGAAGCGATCCAAAAAGGCGCTACTGCTATAATTTGTGAAAAAAAACCTTTTCTCTTACACAAGAGTGTAACCTATATCCTTGTTCCAAATTCTACGGATTCTTTAGGAGTAATTTCTTCTAATTTTTATGATCATCCTACAAAAAAAATAAAATTAGTAGGAATTACTGGAACGAATGGAAAAACTTCTGTTGCAACCATACTTCACCACTTATTTTATAAGATGGGAGAAAAATCTATTCTTATTTCTACCATGGGGATAAAAATTTTATTAGAGGAATTTTATACTATATATCCTCATACCACACCTAATATTATTGAAATCAATAAATATTTAAATCTATCTATACAAAAAAAATGTAAATATGCATTTATGGAAGTTAGTTCACATGGAATTCATCAAAAAAGAATTTCAGGATTATTATTTACAGGTGGAGTATTTACTAATATTACACATGATCACTTAGATTATCATAAATCTTTTGAAAATTATCTTTCAACTAAAAGAGATTTTTTTGAAAAATTTTTGCATAAAAATTCTTTCGCATTAATTAATTCAGATGATAAAAATTCACATAAGATCATAAGAAATGTTTTGTCAAAAACTTATTTTTATGGAGTAAAAAAAAAAGCAGATTATAATATAGAAATTTTAGAAAAAAATATTCATGGAAACAATTTGATGATTAATGGACAGACTTTTTTTACTCGTTTGATTGGAGAATTTAATGTTTACAATTTATTAGCAAGTTATGCAACAGCTATGCTATTGGGAAAAAAAGAACATGAAATATTGAAAATCATAAAAACAATACAACCTATAAAAGGACGTTTTGAACAATTTGTCTCTCATTCAGAAAGACGTATAATTGTTGATTACGCTCATAATCCAGATGGATTAAAGAACGTTTTAAATACTATTAAGAAAATGAAAAAACAATATGAAAAATTAATTTGTGTAATAGGTTGTGGAGGAAATAGAGATAGAAAAAAACGTTCTTTAATGGGAAAAAGAGTTTATGAAACATGTGATATATCTATTTTCACATCAGATAATCCTAGAGAGGAGGATCCAAATCAAATTTTGAAAGATATGAAGAAATTCAGATCATATCTAAAAAAATCTGCTATTATAACTGTTATAAATAGAAAAAAAGCTATTCAAACTGCAATTCAAATTTCAAAAAAAAAAGATATCATTCTTATAGCAGGAAAGGGACACGAAAATTATCAGGAAATAAAAGGAAAACGTTATCCTTTTGACGATATGCAAATCGTTAAAACATTATTAAAATGAAAATATTAGAGGTATATAAGTATGATGATTTTTCATAGTTTTTTTTTTAATATTCTTGATTATTCTTTTGTAAATTCTATTTCTTTAAAATTAAGATCAGGAATTGCTTTTGTTTTGTCTCTTTTTATAGCATTAATTTTGAATAGAAAAATTATTCTATGGAATTATAGAAAAAAAAGAATAGGAGAACATATACGAGACCTTGGGTTAATTGGACAAAAGGAAAAAGAAGGAACTCCAACAATGGGGGGGGTTATAATCATAATTTCTGCATTAATTCCCACATTTTTTTTTTCTACATTGAAGAATGTATACGTGATAATTTTGATTGTGACTACACTATATATGGGATGTCTTGGTTTTATAGATGATTACATAAAAATCAAATATAATAAAAATGGACTTAATGTCATTGGGAAAATATTTGGTCAAATAATTTTAGGAATTTTTATTGGAAGTATTATGTCTTTTCATAAAAATATTACTATTTTAAAAAAAATAGATCCTATAAAAATCGTTCAAAAATATTCTTCAGTAGTAGAAAAAGAACATGCTTTGAAAACAACTCTTCCTATTCCTAGGATTGTTCATAACAATGAGTTTGACTATGCTTGTCTTTTGAAATGGTATAATAAGAAATGGGAAAAATATGCATGGTTGATTTTTATTCCTATAGTCATTTTCATGACGATCTCATTATCCAATGGGGCTAACCTTACTGATGGAATGGATGGGTTAACAGCTGGAATTTCTTCTATTATTTTACTCACATTATTTTTAATAATATCTATTTCTAGAATATTATCTTATGAGGATATTCCTAATATCAGAGAAATATTTGTATTCTCTTTTTCTTTTTTAGGATCTTTGATTGGATTTCTTTGGTATAATACATATCCAGCACAAATTTTTATGGGGGATACGGGAAGTTTAACTATAGGGGGAGTTATTTCTACACTGGCGTTTCTTACTAGAAAAGAATTAATACTTCCTATTTTATGTGGTATTTTTTTTATAGAAAATATTTCTGTTACAATACAAGTGTTGTATTTTAAATGTTCTAAAAAAAAATATGGGACAGGAAGAAGAATTTTTCTAATGGCTCCTTTACATCATCATTTTCAAAAATTAGGATATCATGAAAGCAAAATTGTCAATCGTTTTTTTATTATACAAGTGATTCTTTCTATGATCGTATTGGGTTTGTTCATTATATAATGATGACAATAATGGAAAAGAAATTAATAGTTGTATTGGGAGGAAGAGAAAGCGGAGTTGGAGCTGCTTTACTAGCTAAAAAAAAGGGGTTTACTCCATTTGTATCTGATTCTGCAGTTATTCCAAAAAAATATAAAAGAATTTTAATAGAAAATAAAATTTCTTTTGAGGAAAATGGACATACAGAAAATTTAATAGCTAAAGAAGCACTCAAAGTAATAAAAAGTCCTGGAATTTCTTCTGTAAAAAATCCATTGATAAATAAAATTAATCACTTGAAAATTCCTATTGTTTCTGAGTTGGAATTTGTAAAAAGTTATCTGAAAACTTCTTATGTTATTGGAATTACAGGAAGTAATGGAAAAACGACAACCAGTTTCATTGTTTACAGAATTCTTAAGAAAGAAGGTCTTCGTGTAGGAATAGCAGGAAATATTGGACGTAGTTTCTCACGGGAAGCTCTAAAGAAAGAAAAAAAAGATGTTTATGTTTTAGAATTGAGTAGTTTTCAACTAGATGATTTTTTAAAATTTCGTTCTAATATTGCAGTAATATTAAATATTACAAGGGATCATTTAGATAGATATAATAATATTGAAGAGTATATTTTTTCAAAATTTAAAATTGCAACCCTTCAAAAAAGGGAAGATTTTTTGATTTACAATTACGATGATCCTATGATCAGAGAAGGATTGAAAAAATATTCTATTCAATCCAAATGTATTCCTTTTTCTATTAAAAAAGAATTACATGTGGGAACTTATATAAAATGGAATAATATTTTTTTTAAGAAAAAAGAAAATGAAGAAAGAGATATTTTAAATGTAAAAAATATTCCTTTAAAAGGAGATCATAATCTTTATAATATTATGGCTTCAATCACCATATCAGAAACATTAAATATTCAAAAAAAATCAATAATCTCTACTATATCAAAATTAAAACCTATCAAACATAGGATGGAAAAAGTATTAAGTATTAATGGAGTGCAATTTATCAATGATTCTAAAGCAACAAATGTCAATGCTGTTTTTTATGCATTAAAAAACATGAATCCTCCTATAATATGGATTGCGGGAGGAAAAGATAAAGGAAATGATTATAGAGAACTTGTCCTCTTGGTTAAAAAAAAAGTCAAAGCAATAATTTGTTTAGGAAAACAAAATAAAAAATTTGTAGATTTTTTTAAAGAAATCATAGATATTATTGTGGAAACGGATAACCTGAAAAAGGCTGTTCGTATTGCTTACACTTTATCTACTCGTGGAGATAATATTATTTTATCTCCTGCATGTTCTAGTTTAGATCTTTTTCAAGATTATAAAGAAAGAGGAAACAAATTTAAACAAGAAGTAAGAAATCTTTTCTATGAAAAAAATAGATATTTTTTTTAATAGATATATCAAAGGAGATAGATATCTGTGGGCTTTTATCACTTTATTAGCTATATTTTCTTTTTTACCAGTTTACTCTGCGAGTACAAATTTAGTGTCTATATATGGAGGAACAAATACAGTATTCAGTTATCTATTCAAACATGCTATTTTTTTGTTAGTAGGATTCTGCATTCTTTTTTTTACTCAATTCATAGACTACAAATATTTTTATCATCTTTCTATCTTTTTAATGCCTATAGTGTTCATATTACTTGTTTTTACTGTTAGTCAAGGAAGAGAAGTCTATGGCGTAAATGCTTCTCGTTGGTTGCATATTCCTATTATTAATATCTCTTTTCAAACTTCTAATATTGCTGGAGTTGTTCTCTTTATTTATTGCGCTAGATTTTTATCTCAAGAAAATAAAAAAATAAATTTTTTGAATTCTTTTTTTCCTTTAATTTTTCCTATATTTTTTATTATTGGACTTATTTTTCCATCTAATGGATCTACAGCAGCTATTGTTTTTATTTCAGTTTTAATTTTACTTTTTATAGGAGGATATCCATTTACAGGAATTATAGGTATTTTATTAATGGGAATCATAGCTGCAAGTATATACATTTATTTTGTACTAAAATGGGGAGAAAAAAATCCAAAAAATAGAGTTTATACGTGGAAAAGTCGTATCGAAAATTTTTTGGATCACAACTCTGAAGAGAGTTATCAAATGAAACAATCCAAAACAGCTATTTTTTTAGGAAATAAATTTGGACGTGGTCCTGGGAAAAGTGTTTTAAAAGCTTTTCTTCCTCAATCTTCTTCAGATTTTATTTATGCTATTATTATAGAAGAATATGGATCTGTAGGAGGAGTTATTCTTTTGTTTATTTATCTCCTTATTTTGCTTAGAATTATGATAATTGCAACAAAAGTACAAAATTATTTTTGTACTTTATTAGTCTTTGCTGTCGGGTTTCCGATTATCAATCAAGCACTGATTAATATGGGAATCACCGTTGGATTATTTCCTGTCACAGGACAAACTTTACCATTAATTAGTGCTGGAGGGACTTCTATGTGGGTTACTTTTTTTAGTTTTGGAATAATACTGAGTGTTAGTAAAATGATAAAACATCCTGATACGTCTGATCATAATAGTAAGAGAAAAGAAACAGATGTTTCTACTCCTCCTACTACTAAAAAAAAAGATTTTTATT encodes:
- the rsmH gene encoding 16S rRNA (cytosine(1402)-N(4))-methyltransferase RsmH, whose protein sequence is MNLRHDFYSHNPVLLKESIENLITDKNGIYVDVTFGGGGHSYALLKRLDKRATLIALDKDKEAIKNNFIKDERFHLFHDNFIHIKHILNCNHIKKVSGLLADLGISSLQIENPLRGFSYRLRNCILDMRMNQDDPYSAQYIINKYSKDKLFHMFYEYGEFKNAKKIVKKILRERFNKPIKTTFDLKKIFFLKKVSFKEKKNFFSRLFQSLRIEVNNEINFLKNLLIESSKIMQKGGRIAIISYHSIEDRIVKSFFKTGFFLKKKGIINIHNDMIPFRMIHKKVIKPNRLEIINNPRSRSARLRIAEKQ
- a CDS encoding FtsL-like putative cell division protein — translated: MKKNFSIKDILKGKFLVKGNAYRSWNFIVFLTGLSLISITSSHLMDRKIRKMTKISEEIKELKSVYADVHSQCMKRQLASSLKKKLDNKLKYLKEPPYELILEEKQDMYS
- a CDS encoding penicillin-binding protein, giving the protein MMKQKRYISLYKSYLIGFLFMFLAARIIFNLFQIQNSSEKNRKFVIRTNLIKAKRGNIYASDNSLIAMSVIKYDVHIDFKSISEKLFRENIFFLCDSLECLLKKPKSFFYKKFKSEKKKGNRYFLLGKNLDYTSLKKLREFPIFNQGQIRGGFIVEKKICRISTLKNVGERTLGYDDHRGKAGLEGAFSKYLKEKDGKRLEQRISYKVWKPLKNEVDPEDGKDVYSTIDISLQDIAYHALLKELSISRAEHGCVVLMDVKSGEIPVMVNLERTKKNTYEDLRNFAVWEGNEPGSTFKTMSILAALEDKKIDVNMIVNTEGGVFKLKGREIRDTHYKGEKKMTPKQILERSSNIGVVKIILDHYKNDIKGFIKHLYKWKLNQKIGIDIPGESDPFIPKPGEKNWSDLTLPWMTFGYNIKLTPLQILTFYNAIANGGKMIKPLFIREIKFHGKSIKKYTKPIIINPSIASKTSLKKIQNMLEGVVKNGTAKKYYHPEYPYAGKTGTTQLDYWKRKFLTTFYKKNKNKTIFNKKNKRTAYYYNSSFVGYFPAHAPKYSCIVVISKPKKRYYGIEVAVPIFDKIARYIYTRTEKKMFSKTNKANIDFLKKIKESKKYFYSTIIEKGIMPNLLSVPGKEIIPILENKGLNIKYNGIGKVLHQSVKPGEKLKKNQTIVLELEE
- a CDS encoding UDP-N-acetylmuramoyl-L-alanyl-D-glutamate--2,6-diaminopimelate ligase; this encodes MKKKLKHLLEKVNVLEIIGDSLKWIEGISMNSKTVKKNMIFVANKGKRIDGHQFIMEAIQKGATAIICEKKPFLLHKSVTYILVPNSTDSLGVISSNFYDHPTKKIKLVGITGTNGKTSVATILHHLFYKMGEKSILISTMGIKILLEEFYTIYPHTTPNIIEINKYLNLSIQKKCKYAFMEVSSHGIHQKRISGLLFTGGVFTNITHDHLDYHKSFENYLSTKRDFFEKFLHKNSFALINSDDKNSHKIIRNVLSKTYFYGVKKKADYNIEILEKNIHGNNLMINGQTFFTRLIGEFNVYNLLASYATAMLLGKKEHEILKIIKTIQPIKGRFEQFVSHSERRIIVDYAHNPDGLKNVLNTIKKMKKQYEKLICVIGCGGNRDRKKRSLMGKRVYETCDISIFTSDNPREEDPNQILKDMKKFRSYLKKSAIITVINRKKAIQTAIQISKKKDIILIAGKGHENYQEIKGKRYPFDDMQIVKTLLK
- the mraY gene encoding phospho-N-acetylmuramoyl-pentapeptide-transferase, giving the protein MIFHSFFFNILDYSFVNSISLKLRSGIAFVLSLFIALILNRKIILWNYRKKRIGEHIRDLGLIGQKEKEGTPTMGGVIIIISALIPTFFFSTLKNVYVIILIVTTLYMGCLGFIDDYIKIKYNKNGLNVIGKIFGQIILGIFIGSIMSFHKNITILKKIDPIKIVQKYSSVVEKEHALKTTLPIPRIVHNNEFDYACLLKWYNKKWEKYAWLIFIPIVIFMTISLSNGANLTDGMDGLTAGISSIILLTLFLIISISRILSYEDIPNIREIFVFSFSFLGSLIGFLWYNTYPAQIFMGDTGSLTIGGVISTLAFLTRKELILPILCGIFFIENISVTIQVLYFKCSKKKYGTGRRIFLMAPLHHHFQKLGYHESKIVNRFFIIQVILSMIVLGLFII
- the murD gene encoding UDP-N-acetylmuramoyl-L-alanine--D-glutamate ligase yields the protein MEKKLIVVLGGRESGVGAALLAKKKGFTPFVSDSAVIPKKYKRILIENKISFEENGHTENLIAKEALKVIKSPGISSVKNPLINKINHLKIPIVSELEFVKSYLKTSYVIGITGSNGKTTTSFIVYRILKKEGLRVGIAGNIGRSFSREALKKEKKDVYVLELSSFQLDDFLKFRSNIAVILNITRDHLDRYNNIEEYIFSKFKIATLQKREDFLIYNYDDPMIREGLKKYSIQSKCIPFSIKKELHVGTYIKWNNIFFKKKENEERDILNVKNIPLKGDHNLYNIMASITISETLNIQKKSIISTISKLKPIKHRMEKVLSINGVQFINDSKATNVNAVFYALKNMNPPIIWIAGGKDKGNDYRELVLLVKKKVKAIICLGKQNKKFVDFFKEIIDIIVETDNLKKAVRIAYTLSTRGDNIILSPACSSLDLFQDYKERGNKFKQEVRNLFYEKNRYFF
- a CDS encoding FtsW/RodA/SpoVE family cell cycle protein yields the protein MKKIDIFFNRYIKGDRYLWAFITLLAIFSFLPVYSASTNLVSIYGGTNTVFSYLFKHAIFLLVGFCILFFTQFIDYKYFYHLSIFLMPIVFILLVFTVSQGREVYGVNASRWLHIPIINISFQTSNIAGVVLFIYCARFLSQENKKINFLNSFFPLIFPIFFIIGLIFPSNGSTAAIVFISVLILLFIGGYPFTGIIGILLMGIIAASIYIYFVLKWGEKNPKNRVYTWKSRIENFLDHNSEESYQMKQSKTAIFLGNKFGRGPGKSVLKAFLPQSSSDFIYAIIIEEYGSVGGVILLFIYLLILLRIMIIATKVQNYFCTLLVFAVGFPIINQALINMGITVGLFPVTGQTLPLISAGGTSMWVTFFSFGIILSVSKMIKHPDTSDHNSKRKETDVSTPPTTKKKDFYYKNMN